A DNA window from Takifugu flavidus isolate HTHZ2018 chromosome 15, ASM371156v2, whole genome shotgun sequence contains the following coding sequences:
- the zzz3 gene encoding ZZ-type zinc finger-containing protein 3 isoform X1, whose product MAASRSSRVTRSSVGLNGLDENFCGRTLRNRSIAQPEETSVCPLPRARSPKKKPEWRQESKPDAKQDIKQDTKQDAKHETKQDAKDYTRHEGQHQPSLQGKVTDLNASLSEAVQWMGSRKRGMSCLENDTSPEKAENCDRGTGSSDTIPQIKKTKRCSHSGDFQGQEKDTDLLRPESPASVPEPNKDSHCEGVHSQNAAKADVSADSGNVEREPITGTADDGHVQLVRSEQASDTHKTSNGLGENKAEELSGANNEPASVNDYPSLPNGSQIGDPSSPDLSVPSKNSAPLQLEVSGSGELLASSMSTFEAIEEDSVPELTVATEQEVEEVEVDVVGESLCLAHEELVMETENDSNGQEAAAPSSSTRTIINSSPISNNSGETTPPFTTGPSPTEPGCNPPLSSTPPSFTELYEHRYTLRTSPRRVANSGKVTSTKVGSPPRDNGTLTEEGEMVVGPGAECLVVEESDLLGSAGPSIEEPVSSVENPCDGADDLEGVPMEETERGQEMTQSQAAKEEEEEPDVYFFESDHLALKHNKDYQRLLQTISVLEAQRTQAILDLETLACHQREALDDPIKFVEQLQEQVNLGLPRPQRVVQLPDIAWGHYTSGLGDFEREFCDKKCKTRRLKLMFDKGGLFFPFLGLPERPNSPIELKREGESSSMYSPLPTSDAPGNGRQIQIIRGRICHPNKPDTFNQLWTVEEQKKLEQLLVKYPPEEVESRRWQKIADELGNRTAKQVASRVQKYFIKLTKAGIPVPGRTPNLCMYTKKASSKRQHHLNKHLYRPSTFLTSYEPPVYMDEDDERSAYYSFMHDPSAEESDEESIPMELRDLPEYKELLQLKRLKKKTLQDIREDKTRVQHIGYKCDVCGIEPIQGVRWHCQDCPQDNATDFCSNCSDCIFKTETHKPNHHLEPVHQPETYLDRDYCLPQNTGYNYLDPNYFPANR is encoded by the exons ATGGCCGCATCCCGTTCCTCGCGCGTCACAAGGTCGTCAGTGGGGCTCAATGGATTGGATGAGAACTTTTGCGGTCGAACCCTCAGGAATCGTAGTATTGCCCAACCAGAGGAAACGTCAGTGTGTCCGCTACCGAGGGCTCGCTCTCCCAAGAAGAAACCAGAGTGGAGACAGGAGTCAAAGCCAGATGCTAAGCAGGATATTAAACAGGACACGAAACAGGATGCCAAACACGAGACAAAGCAGGATGCCAAGGATTACACTAGACATGAAGGCCAGCATCAGCCATCATTGCAGGGCAAGGTAACTGATTTGAATGCTTCTCTGTCAGAGGCAGTGCAATGGATGGGCTCCAGGAAACGGGGCATGTCCTGTTTAGAAAATGACACAAGTCCTGAGAAGGCTGAGAACTGTGATAGAGGGACGGGATCATCTGATACCATTCCTCAGATCAAAAAAACCAAACGGTGCTCCCACTCTGGTGATTTTCAGGGACAGGAGAAGGACACTGACCTCCTGAGACCTGAAAGTCCAGCTTCTGTGCCAGAGCCAAACAAGGACAGTCATTGTGAAGGAGTTCACAGCCAAAACGCTGCTAAGGCAGATGTGTCGGCAGACTCTGGAAACGTGGAACGCGAGCCGATCACTGGGACAGCGGATGATGGTCATGTTCAGCTTGTTCGATCAGAGCAGGCCTCAGACACTCACAAGACCTCTAATGGACTTGGAGAGAACAAAGCTGAGGAACTCAGTGGAGCAAATAACGAGCCTGCCTCCGTCAATGACTACCCGTCACTGCCTAACGGCAGCCAAATAGGTGACCCTTCATCCCCCGACCTCTCTGTGCCTTCTAAAAACTCTGCCCCTCTACAGTTGGAGGTGTCTGGTTCAGGGGAATTGCTAGCATCTTCTATGTCAACTTTTGAGGCAATTGAAGAAGACTCTGTTCCTGAGCTGACAGTTGCcacagagcaggaagtggaggaggttGAAGTGGATGTGGTAGGTGAATCATTATGTCTAGCACATGAGGAGCTGGTGATGGAGACTGAGAACGACAGTAACggccaggaagctgctgctccatcatcctccacccGCACCATAATCAACAGTAGTCCAATCAGCAACAACTCAGGAGAAACTACACCCCCATTCACAACAGGTCCCTCCCCCACAGAGCCAGGGTGCAACCCTCCATTATCCAGCACCCCCCCCTCTTTCACAGAGCTCTATGAACACAGATATACCTTGCGGACTTCGCCCAGGAGGGTTGCCAATAGTGGTAAAGTCACGTCCACCAAAGTTGGTTCTCCACCCAGGGACAATGGTACACTGAcagaagagggagagatggtGGTTGGACCAGGGGCGGAATGCCTCGTGGTTGAGGAGTCTGATCTTTTGGGCTCTGCTGGTCCCTCCATAGAGGAGCCAGTATCCTCTGTGGAGAACCCCTGTGATGGGGCAGATGATTTAGAAGGAGTGCCTATGGAAGAGACTGAAAGAGGCCAAGAGATGACACAGAGCCAGGCtgcaaaagaggaagaggaggaaccagaCGTGTATTTTTTTGAGTCGGATCACCTGGCTCTTAAACATAACAAAGA TTATCAGAGGTTGCTGCAGACCATCAGTGTTCTGGAGGCACAGCGCACACAGGCCATCCTGGACCTGGAGACACTGGCATGTCACCAAAGAGAGGCACTAGATGATCCCATTAAgtttgtggagcagctgcaggaacag GTGAATTTGGGCCTACCACGTCCTCAACGAGTGGTCCAGCTTCCTGATATTGCTTGGGGCCACTACACCTCCGGCCTTGGTGACTTTGAGAGAGAATTTTGTGACAAGAAATGCAAAACCAGAAGACTAAAGCTGATGTTTGATAAAG GTGGgctattttttccctttttaggtTTGCCTGAGCGACCCAATAGTCCCATTGAGCTTAAGAGGGAAGGTGAATCCTCCAGTATGTACTCTCCTCTTCCAACTAGCGATGCTCCAGGAAATGGCAGGCAAATACAG ATCATCAGGGGGAGGATTTGTCACCCAAACAAGCCTGACACTTTTAACCAGCTTTggactgtggaggaacag aaaAAACTGGAACAGCTTCTTGTTAAATACCCTCCTGAGGAAGTTGAGTCCAGGCGGTGGCAGAAGATTGCTGATGAGCTCGGCAACCGCACAGCAAAACAG GTTGCCAGTAGAGTTCAAAAATACTTCATTAAACTCACAAAAGCTGGTATCCCTGTGCCAGGAAGGACACCTAACTTGTGCATGTACACTAAGAAG GCATCCAGTAAGAGGCAGCACCACCTCAACAAACACCTGTACCGGCCATCTACTTTCCTGACCTCCTATGAACCTCCAGTTTAcatggatgaagatgatgagcgCTCTGCCTATTACAGCTTTATGCACGACCCTTCAGCAGAAGAATCG GATGAAGAGTCCATACCCATGGAGCTGAGAGATTTGCCAGAGTACAAAGAGCTTTTACAGCTAAAAcgacttaaaaaaaagacacttcAGGACATCAGAGAAGACAAGACCAGGGTCCAGCACATTGGATACAAG tgtgaCGTCTGTGGCATAGAGCCCATCCAGGGAGTGCGGTGGCACTGTCAGGATTGTCCACAGGACAACGCAACTGATTTCTGCTCCAACTGTTCGGACTG CATTTTCAAGACTGAAACCCACAAGCCTAACCACCACTTGGAACCAGTGCACCAGCCAGAGACCTATCTGGACAGGGACTACTGCCTGCCACAGAACACAGGTTACAACTACTTGGACCCTAACTACTTTCCTGCTAACAGATGA
- the zzz3 gene encoding ZZ-type zinc finger-containing protein 3 isoform X2, with product MAASRSSRVTRSSVGLNGLDENFCGRTLRNRSIAQPEETSVCPLPRARSPKKKPEWRQESKPDAKQDIKQDTKQDAKHETKQDAKDYTRHEGQHQPSLQGKVTDLNASLSEAVQWMGSRKRGMSCLENDTSPEKAENCDRGTGSSDTIPQIKKTKRCSHSGDFQGQEKDTDLLRPESPASVPEPNKDSHCEGVHSQNAAKADVSADSGNVEREPITGTADDGHVQLVRSEQASDTHKTSNGLGENKAEELSGANNEPASVNDYPSLPNGSQIGDPSSPDLSVPSKNSAPLQLEVSGSGELLASSMSTFEAIEEDSVPELTVATEQEVEEVEVDVVGESLCLAHEELVMETENDSNGQEAAAPSSSTRTIINSSPISNNSGETTPPFTTGPSPTEPGCNPPLSSTPPSFTELYEHRYTLRTSPRRVANSGKVTSTKVGSPPRDNGTLTEEGEMVVGPGAECLVVEESDLLGSAGPSIEEPVSSVENPCDGADDLEGVPMEETERGQEMTQSQAAKEEEEEPDVYFFESDHLALKHNKDYQRLLQTISVLEAQRTQAILDLETLACHQREALDDPIKFVEQLQEQVNLGLPRPQRVVQLPDIAWGHYTSGLGDFEREFCDKKCKTRRLKLMFDKGLPERPNSPIELKREGESSSMYSPLPTSDAPGNGRQIQIIRGRICHPNKPDTFNQLWTVEEQKKLEQLLVKYPPEEVESRRWQKIADELGNRTAKQVASRVQKYFIKLTKAGIPVPGRTPNLCMYTKKASSKRQHHLNKHLYRPSTFLTSYEPPVYMDEDDERSAYYSFMHDPSAEESDEESIPMELRDLPEYKELLQLKRLKKKTLQDIREDKTRVQHIGYKCDVCGIEPIQGVRWHCQDCPQDNATDFCSNCSDCIFKTETHKPNHHLEPVHQPETYLDRDYCLPQNTGYNYLDPNYFPANR from the exons ATGGCCGCATCCCGTTCCTCGCGCGTCACAAGGTCGTCAGTGGGGCTCAATGGATTGGATGAGAACTTTTGCGGTCGAACCCTCAGGAATCGTAGTATTGCCCAACCAGAGGAAACGTCAGTGTGTCCGCTACCGAGGGCTCGCTCTCCCAAGAAGAAACCAGAGTGGAGACAGGAGTCAAAGCCAGATGCTAAGCAGGATATTAAACAGGACACGAAACAGGATGCCAAACACGAGACAAAGCAGGATGCCAAGGATTACACTAGACATGAAGGCCAGCATCAGCCATCATTGCAGGGCAAGGTAACTGATTTGAATGCTTCTCTGTCAGAGGCAGTGCAATGGATGGGCTCCAGGAAACGGGGCATGTCCTGTTTAGAAAATGACACAAGTCCTGAGAAGGCTGAGAACTGTGATAGAGGGACGGGATCATCTGATACCATTCCTCAGATCAAAAAAACCAAACGGTGCTCCCACTCTGGTGATTTTCAGGGACAGGAGAAGGACACTGACCTCCTGAGACCTGAAAGTCCAGCTTCTGTGCCAGAGCCAAACAAGGACAGTCATTGTGAAGGAGTTCACAGCCAAAACGCTGCTAAGGCAGATGTGTCGGCAGACTCTGGAAACGTGGAACGCGAGCCGATCACTGGGACAGCGGATGATGGTCATGTTCAGCTTGTTCGATCAGAGCAGGCCTCAGACACTCACAAGACCTCTAATGGACTTGGAGAGAACAAAGCTGAGGAACTCAGTGGAGCAAATAACGAGCCTGCCTCCGTCAATGACTACCCGTCACTGCCTAACGGCAGCCAAATAGGTGACCCTTCATCCCCCGACCTCTCTGTGCCTTCTAAAAACTCTGCCCCTCTACAGTTGGAGGTGTCTGGTTCAGGGGAATTGCTAGCATCTTCTATGTCAACTTTTGAGGCAATTGAAGAAGACTCTGTTCCTGAGCTGACAGTTGCcacagagcaggaagtggaggaggttGAAGTGGATGTGGTAGGTGAATCATTATGTCTAGCACATGAGGAGCTGGTGATGGAGACTGAGAACGACAGTAACggccaggaagctgctgctccatcatcctccacccGCACCATAATCAACAGTAGTCCAATCAGCAACAACTCAGGAGAAACTACACCCCCATTCACAACAGGTCCCTCCCCCACAGAGCCAGGGTGCAACCCTCCATTATCCAGCACCCCCCCCTCTTTCACAGAGCTCTATGAACACAGATATACCTTGCGGACTTCGCCCAGGAGGGTTGCCAATAGTGGTAAAGTCACGTCCACCAAAGTTGGTTCTCCACCCAGGGACAATGGTACACTGAcagaagagggagagatggtGGTTGGACCAGGGGCGGAATGCCTCGTGGTTGAGGAGTCTGATCTTTTGGGCTCTGCTGGTCCCTCCATAGAGGAGCCAGTATCCTCTGTGGAGAACCCCTGTGATGGGGCAGATGATTTAGAAGGAGTGCCTATGGAAGAGACTGAAAGAGGCCAAGAGATGACACAGAGCCAGGCtgcaaaagaggaagaggaggaaccagaCGTGTATTTTTTTGAGTCGGATCACCTGGCTCTTAAACATAACAAAGA TTATCAGAGGTTGCTGCAGACCATCAGTGTTCTGGAGGCACAGCGCACACAGGCCATCCTGGACCTGGAGACACTGGCATGTCACCAAAGAGAGGCACTAGATGATCCCATTAAgtttgtggagcagctgcaggaacag GTGAATTTGGGCCTACCACGTCCTCAACGAGTGGTCCAGCTTCCTGATATTGCTTGGGGCCACTACACCTCCGGCCTTGGTGACTTTGAGAGAGAATTTTGTGACAAGAAATGCAAAACCAGAAGACTAAAGCTGATGTTTGATAAAG gtTTGCCTGAGCGACCCAATAGTCCCATTGAGCTTAAGAGGGAAGGTGAATCCTCCAGTATGTACTCTCCTCTTCCAACTAGCGATGCTCCAGGAAATGGCAGGCAAATACAG ATCATCAGGGGGAGGATTTGTCACCCAAACAAGCCTGACACTTTTAACCAGCTTTggactgtggaggaacag aaaAAACTGGAACAGCTTCTTGTTAAATACCCTCCTGAGGAAGTTGAGTCCAGGCGGTGGCAGAAGATTGCTGATGAGCTCGGCAACCGCACAGCAAAACAG GTTGCCAGTAGAGTTCAAAAATACTTCATTAAACTCACAAAAGCTGGTATCCCTGTGCCAGGAAGGACACCTAACTTGTGCATGTACACTAAGAAG GCATCCAGTAAGAGGCAGCACCACCTCAACAAACACCTGTACCGGCCATCTACTTTCCTGACCTCCTATGAACCTCCAGTTTAcatggatgaagatgatgagcgCTCTGCCTATTACAGCTTTATGCACGACCCTTCAGCAGAAGAATCG GATGAAGAGTCCATACCCATGGAGCTGAGAGATTTGCCAGAGTACAAAGAGCTTTTACAGCTAAAAcgacttaaaaaaaagacacttcAGGACATCAGAGAAGACAAGACCAGGGTCCAGCACATTGGATACAAG tgtgaCGTCTGTGGCATAGAGCCCATCCAGGGAGTGCGGTGGCACTGTCAGGATTGTCCACAGGACAACGCAACTGATTTCTGCTCCAACTGTTCGGACTG CATTTTCAAGACTGAAACCCACAAGCCTAACCACCACTTGGAACCAGTGCACCAGCCAGAGACCTATCTGGACAGGGACTACTGCCTGCCACAGAACACAGGTTACAACTACTTGGACCCTAACTACTTTCCTGCTAACAGATGA